A window of Apium graveolens cultivar Ventura chromosome 8, ASM990537v1, whole genome shotgun sequence contains these coding sequences:
- the LOC141676747 gene encoding uncharacterized protein LOC141676747, whose translation MRTLCFIVNMLLFMLSKSIILCTANNLTTDQSALLNFKSQIILDPYNTLNTNWSISTSCCDWIGVTCDIRRNRVVALDLSNMHLTATFHTDISKLSCLVSLNLSNNSFDGTLPEQFAHLRKLKSVELSLNFFSGDLPSWLTNLPDLTDLSLSNNSFTGTISPVSNISQLENLRLANNLFRGNIPNEIGRLAKLKVLELQGNQFYGSVPSAIFNMSTLRRIDISYNGLCGDLPWNICHGISNIEELHLSVNEFSGRLPTAFHKCSNLRVFSLSRNKLSGVIPREIGNLSMVEELDLGENILTGTIPQEIGRLWNLKLLAFHFNQINGFLPRTLFNISKLEIIKLFNNQLSGTLPSDFGLTQPNLRKIYLGTNHLTGALPHSISNATKLVFFDVSGNEFTGTIPRSFGNLRLIEFLGFGTNNLTNDKSSSELSFITTLTNCRNLNTLILDRNPLNGFLPPTIGNFSSAFERLFLSESGIKGTFVEEIGNLSSLQVLLLNGNELTGKIPSSIKHLKKLEAFWLQDNEIEGLIADDICHLQKLVYLSFAGNQFSGPVPACIGNVGSLRYLDLSSNRFNYSLPVSLGNLKDLLNFSVSTNSFSGHIPYALGNLKVAIHLDLSQNQFSGKIPTDFGNLQNLINLSLAHNRLQGPIPDTFKYAVSLEYFDLSSNHLSSLIPKSLETLMYLEYFNVSFNSFSGEIPTDGPFRNFTSQSFLANEALCGISRFEVVACSDNSNHGSNRKLRMLLFVGVPLMIASLLFVLVFTSILIIRNKRSNVQPEAYDMVSIARPGRISYHEIQKATDGFSESNILGTGSFGSVYKGVLENGRIVAVKVFNLEVEGGLKSFNVECEVLRRLRHRNLGHVISSCSSLDFKAVVLEYMPNGSLEKWLYSHNLFLDLLQRIDIMIDVGCALEYLHCGYSSHVVHCDLKPSNVLLDNNMVAHLTDFGITKLLGDGESAAQTITLATYGYMAPEYGNEGLVSSKSDVYSYGIMLMEVFTRTKPSDEHILGDLSLKSWVSNSLPKSGLEMIDANLLIPKDGNISTKVYCVSSIMELALCCAADDPKERITMRDVLKVLENIRTQFLANQWWT comes from the exons ATGAGAACACTTTGCTTCATCGTCAATATGTTATTATTCATGCTATCAAAAAGTATCATCCTCTGTACAGCCAACAACTTAACCACTGATCAATCAGCTCTTCTGAACTTCAAATCCCAAATCATTTTGGACCCTTACAACACCTTGAATACTAACTGGTCCATCTCTACCTCTTGTTGCGACTGGATTGGTGTCACTTGTGACATCCGCCGCAACAGAGTCGTTGCCTTAGATCTTTCCAACATGCACTTAACTGCCACTTTTCATACAGACATATCGAAGCTCTCGTGTCTTGTTTCACTTAATCTCTCCAACAACAGTTTCGATGGTACTCTTCCTGAACAATTTGCACATTTGCGAAAACTTAAAAGTGTTGAACTAAGCTTGAACTTCTTTTCCGGGGATCTTCCTAGTTGGTTAACTAATCTACCAGATCTCACAGACTTGTCACTTTCAAATAATAGTTTCACTGGCACAATCTCACCTGTTTCTAACATCTCGCAACTTGAGAACTTAAGACTAGCAAACAATCTTTTTCGTGGGAATATACCTAATGAAATTGGTAGACTCGCTAAATTAAAGGTATTGGAGTTGCAAGGTAATCAGTTTTATGGTTCCGTCCCTTCTGCAATATTCAACATGTCAACATTGAGGCGTATTGATATATCGTACAATGGCTTATGTGGCGATCTTCCCTGGAATATTTGTCATGGTATATCAAATATCGAGGAGCTTCATCTGTCTGTCAATGAATTTTCTGGCCGACTTCCAACAGCTTTTCATAAATGCTCAAATCTTCGTGTTTTCTCACTGTCCCGCAAcaaattaagcggagtcataccTAGAGAGATTGGAAATTTGAGTATGGTAGAGGAGCTTGATCTTGGTGAAAACATCTTGACAG GCACTATACCACAAGAGATTGGCAGACTTTGGAACTTGAAGCTGCTAGCCTTTCATTTTAATCAGATAAATGGTTTCCTTCCTCGAACACTCTTCAATATATCAAAACTGGAGAtcattaaattatttaataatcaaCTTTCCGGCACCCTTCCTTCAGACTTTGGCCTAACTCAGCCCAATCTAAGAAAAATTTATCTGGGAACAAACCACCTTACAGGGGCTCTACCTCATTCCATTTCGAATGCTACTAAACTTGTGTTTTTTGACGTTTCTGGAAATGAATTTACCGGTACTATCCCCAGGTCGTTTGGAAATCTAAGGCTAATTGAATTTCTAGGATTTGGTACTAACAATTTAACAAATGATAAATCTTCTTCGGAACTGAGCTTCATCACTACCTTGACCAATTGTAGAAACTTAAACACACTAATCTTGGACAGAAATCCGCTCAATGGTTTCCTTCCACCTACAATTGGAAATTTCTCATCTGCTTTTGAGCGCCTGTTTTTAAGTGAAAGCGGAATTAAGGGAACATTTGTTGAAGAAATAGGAAACTTATCAAGCCTTCAAGTCTTACTGCTAAATGGTAATGAGTTGACCggtaaaattccttcatcaatCAAACATCTGAAAAAACTTGAAGCGTTTTGGCTTCAGGATAACGAGATTGAAGGACTGATTGCGGATGATATATGTCATTTGCAAAAACTGGTGTACTTGAGTTTTGCAGGAAACCAATTCTCTGGTCCAGTCCCAGCATGCATAGGAAATGTTGGTTCACTAAGATATCTAGATCTTAGTTCAAACAGATTCAATTATAGCCTACCAGTAAGCCTTGGTAATCTTAAGGACCTTTTAAACTTTAGTGTTTCTACCAATTCATTTAGTGGTCATATACCCTATGCATTAGGTAATTTGAAGGTTGCGATTCATTTAGATCTATCACAAAATCAATTTTCAGGCAAAATTCCAACTGATTTCGGGAACCTGCAAAATTTGATTAATCTTTCACTGGCACATAATAGATTACAAGGTCCTATACCTGATACTTTTAAATATGCAGTAAGCTTAGAATATTTTGACCTTTCTAGTAACCACTTGTCTAGTTTGATTCCTAAGTCCCTAGAAACACTCATGTATCTTGAGTACTTCAATGTATCTTTCAATAGCTTCAGTGGGGAAATCCCAACTGATGGCCCTTTCAGAAACTTCACTAGTCAATCGTTTTTGGCAAATGAAGCATTATGTGGTATTTCTCGGTTTGAAGTTGTAGCATGCAGTGATAATTCTAATCATGGATCAAATAGGAAATTAAGAATGCTTCTATTTGTTGGTGTTCCATTAATGATTGCTTCACTACTTTTTGTGTTGGTATTTACATCTATCCTGATCATAAGAAACAAGAGGAGTAATGTTCAGCCTGAAGCATATGATATGGTATCAATAGCAAGACCTGGGAGAATTTCATATCATGAGATTCAGAAAGCTACTGATGGTTTTAGCGAAAGCAATATTCTTGGCACAGGAAGTTTTGGGTCAGTTTACAAAGGAGTATTAGAAAATGGAAGAATTGTTGCTGTCAAGGTATTCAACTTAGAAGTAGAAGGTGGACTAAAGAGCTTTAATGTGGAATGTGAAGTATTAAGAAGACTTCGCCATAGGAATCTTGGACATGTCATAAGTTCATGCTCAAGCCTTGACTTCAAGGCTGTGGTACTAGAATACATGCCTAATGGTAGCCTTGAGAAATGGTTATATTCTCACAATCTTTTTTTGGATCTTTTGCAAAGAATAGACATAATGATAGATGTTGGCTGTGCATTGGAGTATCTTCATTGTGGTTATTCATCTCATGTCGTTCATTGTGATTTGAAGCCGAGCAATGTCTTGTTAGATAACAATATGGTTGCTCATCTTACTGATTTCGGCATTACCAAGTTACTGGGAGACGGGGAGAGTGCCGCACAGACCATTACATTAGCCACATATGGATACATGGCACCAG AGTATGGAAATGAAGGGCTGGTATCAAGCAAAAGTGATGTATACAGTTATGGTATCATGTTAATGGAAGTATTTACAAGAACGAAGCCAAGTGATGAACATATTCTTGGAGATTTGAGTCTCAAGTCTTGGGTTAGTAATAGTCTTCCAAAGTCCGGATTGGAGATGATAGATGCAAACCTGCTTATTCCAAAAGATGGTAACATATCCACGAAGGTGTATTGTGTGTCATCTATCATGGAATTGGCTCTGTGCTGTGCCGCAGATGATCCCAAGGAAAGGATTACCATGAGAGACGTCCTTAAAGTACTTGAGAATATCAGAACTCAATTCCTTGCAAACCAGTGGTGGACTTGA